The following are from one region of the Capsicum annuum cultivar UCD-10X-F1 chromosome 1, UCD10Xv1.1, whole genome shotgun sequence genome:
- the LOC124898754 gene encoding uncharacterized protein LOC124898754, with protein MSLPPKVLNFIWRSLRNILPTCESLFKKKCVASSICLRCLLAPETVKHCLIECHFAKQCWIQSNFGWHGLTGDFVEWFEEQRKRNLKMKLKEAVMILWSLWEARNNLCWNNKQSTPTTTLHRPKKALEECQFGGRDVYCCCV; from the coding sequence ATGTCATTACCTCCTAAGGTGCTTAATTTTATCTGGAGATCTTTGAGAAATATCTTACCTACATGTGAGAGCCTTTTCAAGAAGAAATGTGTAGCTAGTTCAATCTGTCTGCGATGTTTGCTGGCACCAGAAACTGTGAAACATTGCTTGATAGAATGCCATTTTGCAAAGCAATGTTGGATTCAATCAAACTTTGGTTGGCATGGTTTAACAGGAGACTTTGTGGAATGGTTTGAGGAACAAAGAAAGAGAAATCTGAAAATGAAACTAAAGGAAGCAgtcatgattttgtggagcttatGGGAAGCTAGAAACAATCTATGTTGGAACAATAAACAAAGTACGCCAACTACCACTTTACATCGTCCGAAGAAGGCGCTAGAGGAATGCCAATTTGGAGGACGAGATGTGTACTGTTGCTGTGTATAA